Proteins from a single region of Gaiellales bacterium:
- a CDS encoding nodulation protein NfeD — translation MPRRILIAAVAALALVAGATTAGPARAAGDQPLVLAMRLDTEINPVSANFVKDSISKAESDHAAALVILMDTPGGDSDSMNQIIHAELASKVAVIVYVSPEGARAASAGAFITMGSDLAAMAPTTHIGAATPIDASGQNLGSDLRRKVIHDAVAQITSLANSHGRNAHAARLMVTNASEFTASQALHKNLIENVARSLPVLLGQIDGTTTYYKQKPIVLHTGDARIETIDMPWTLRLLDILINPNLLYLLFLAGIMGIAYEVFHPGVILPGTLGAVSLILALFGFSVVSINLAGVVLMIFGVVLLGMEAWVSAHGLMGISGVIAIAAGGLMLFRTPGEGVSPFLVIGMSVVAGVLLAFVATKVVAARHSPVTSGGGAVALIGRTAVVRTRLQPHGQVYLHGELWQAETAGDDVEAGREVVVESVDGLTLRVTPAPAPTTEGVTT, via the coding sequence GTGCCAAGACGGATCCTGATCGCGGCGGTGGCGGCCCTGGCGCTCGTCGCCGGAGCGACGACGGCCGGGCCGGCGAGGGCGGCGGGCGACCAGCCGCTGGTGCTGGCGATGCGCCTCGACACCGAGATCAACCCCGTCTCGGCGAACTTCGTCAAGGACTCGATCTCGAAGGCCGAGAGCGACCACGCCGCGGCGCTTGTGATCCTCATGGACACGCCCGGCGGCGACTCGGACTCGATGAACCAGATCATCCATGCCGAGCTCGCATCCAAGGTGGCGGTGATCGTCTACGTCTCGCCCGAGGGCGCCCGGGCGGCGTCCGCCGGCGCCTTCATCACGATGGGCTCCGACCTGGCCGCGATGGCCCCGACGACGCACATCGGCGCGGCCACGCCGATCGACGCGTCCGGCCAGAACCTGGGCTCCGATCTGCGCCGCAAGGTGATCCACGACGCCGTCGCCCAGATCACCAGCCTGGCCAACTCGCACGGGCGCAACGCCCATGCGGCCCGGCTGATGGTGACGAACGCCAGCGAGTTCACGGCCTCCCAGGCCCTGCACAAGAACCTGATCGAGAACGTCGCCCGCAGCCTTCCCGTGCTGCTCGGCCAGATCGACGGGACGACCACGTACTACAAGCAGAAGCCGATCGTTCTGCACACCGGCGACGCGCGCATCGAGACGATCGACATGCCCTGGACGCTGCGGCTGCTCGACATCCTGATCAACCCGAACCTGCTCTACCTGCTCTTCCTGGCGGGGATCATGGGCATCGCCTACGAGGTCTTCCACCCGGGCGTGATCCTGCCGGGGACGCTCGGCGCCGTCTCGCTGATCCTGGCGCTCTTCGGCTTCTCGGTCGTCTCGATCAACCTGGCCGGCGTCGTCCTCATGATCTTCGGGGTGGTGCTGCTCGGCATGGAGGCATGGGTGTCCGCGCACGGCCTGATGGGCATCTCCGGCGTGATCGCGATCGCGGCCGGAGGCCTCATGCTCTTCCGCACGCCGGGCGAGGGCGTGAGCCCGTTCCTGGTGATCGGGATGAGCGTCGTCGCCGGCGTGCTGCTGGCCTTCGTCGCCACCAAGGTCGTCGCAGCCCGCCACTCGCCGGTCACCTCCGGCGGCGGCGCGGTCGCGCTGATCGGCCGCACCGCCGTCGTCCGCACCCGGCTGCAGCCGCACGGGCAGGTGTACCTGCACGGCGAGCTGTGGCAGGCCGAGACGGCCGGCGACGACGTCGAAGCCGGACGCGAGGTCGTCGTCGAATCCGTCGACGGGCTTACGCTGCGGGTCACCCCGGCGCCCGCACCCACCACCGAAGGAGTCACCACGTGA
- a CDS encoding slipin family protein — MILLTSLAPIIVVAVLAAFAIGLLASSVRVLREYQRGVVFRLGRLLGAPKGPGLFLLIPIIDRMVQVELRTITLVVPPQEVITRDNVPVRVNAVAYFRVVDPTAAIVEVADFGLATSQISQTTLRSVLGQHTLDELLSERDKINQILQQIIDEQTAPWGIKVSVVEVKDVEIPTGMQRAMARQAEAERERRAKVIAAEGEFQASSKLADAAAVIAEHPIALQLRYLQTLLEISGTNNTSTILPVPLDLLRALRPGGDAE; from the coding sequence GTGATCCTGCTCACCTCGCTCGCCCCGATCATCGTCGTGGCGGTGCTCGCCGCCTTCGCCATCGGGCTCCTGGCGAGCTCGGTGCGGGTGCTGCGCGAGTACCAGCGCGGCGTCGTCTTCCGCCTCGGCCGGCTGCTCGGCGCGCCCAAGGGCCCGGGCCTCTTCCTGCTCATCCCGATCATCGACCGGATGGTGCAGGTCGAGCTGCGGACGATCACGCTCGTCGTGCCGCCGCAGGAGGTCATCACGCGCGACAACGTGCCGGTGCGCGTGAACGCCGTCGCCTACTTCCGCGTCGTCGATCCGACCGCGGCGATCGTCGAGGTGGCCGACTTCGGCCTCGCGACGTCGCAGATCTCGCAGACGACCCTGCGCAGCGTGCTCGGCCAGCACACGCTGGACGAGCTCCTGTCCGAGCGGGACAAGATCAACCAGATCCTGCAGCAGATCATCGACGAGCAGACCGCGCCGTGGGGCATCAAGGTGAGCGTGGTCGAGGTGAAGGACGTCGAGATCCCGACCGGCATGCAGCGGGCGATGGCGCGCCAGGCCGAGGCCGAGCGCGAGCGGCGGGCGAAGGTGATCGCCGCCGAGGGCGAGTTCCAGGCCTCATCCAAGCTGGCCGACGCCGCCGCCGTGATCGCCGAGCACCCGATCGCGCTGCAGCTGCGCTACCTGCAGACGCTGCTCGAGATCTCGGGCACCAACAACACGTCCACGATCCTGCCCGTGCCGCTCGACCTGCTGCGCGCGCTGCGGCCCGGAGGGGACGCCGAATAG
- the gyrA gene encoding DNA gyrase subunit A, with protein sequence MAIDTLGGGRIEPQDLAEEMRTSYLDYAMSVIVSRALPDVRDGLKPVHRRVLHSMNEAGLQPGRPYSKCSRVVGDVLGKYHPHSDTAAYDTLVRLAQWFSLRYPLVDGQGNFGNQDGWPAAAMRYTECRLDKLAVELLRDLDSDTVDFQPNYDGRHREPTVLPARFPNLLVNGSAGIAVGMATNIPPHNLAETIDATVALIDNPEAGIDELMTHVKGPDFPTGATIMGMSGIREAYETGRGRVVMRAKVHTEDLRGGRTALIVTEVPYQVKRDGDDGLVRKIADLVNDKVIPEIADVNNHSDRNGTRITIELKRDAIPKVVLNKLFKHTPLQSTFGVNMVALVDGVPRTLSLKQMLVHYIDHQKEVVTRRTKFELDRAERRAHVLEGYLIALDNLDAVIALIRAADDVDAARAELMERFELTEIQAQAILDMRLRALTGLERKRIQEEHADLMERIAELRGILADETRLMSVIREELEEVRQQFRDDRRTEILPAEGEIDLEQLIAEEDMVISITRSGYIKRLALTAYRVQGRGGVGVMGMDTKEDDYIEHLFVASTHDYLLFFTTVGKVYRVKVHELPTGNRQSKGRALVNVLPLRQDEKVRAVIDTRDYGEGRYLLFGTRNGVVKKTEFKAYDTVLRADGIIALKVREGDELIGVRLTDGDDDVLMVSRNGQAVRYSEKDVRPMGRDATGVAGMKLRKGDEVIAVEIARDEQDLLVVTENGFGKRTRVEEYPTKGRGTMGVLTIRYTEARGRLAGAMIVRDGYEVMLISREGTIIRTAVEGISRMGRPTQGVRLMNLRGDDTVGSIARVTEPQAPDDPQTELDVENGDIPGDASEEPPSADGDGAAPAE encoded by the coding sequence ATGGCGATTGACACGCTGGGCGGCGGGAGGATCGAGCCGCAGGACCTCGCGGAGGAGATGCGCACGAGCTACCTCGATTACGCGATGAGCGTGATCGTGTCTCGTGCCCTGCCGGACGTCCGCGACGGCCTGAAGCCGGTGCACCGGCGCGTGTTGCACTCGATGAACGAGGCCGGCCTCCAGCCCGGCCGGCCGTACTCGAAGTGCTCGCGCGTCGTCGGCGACGTGCTCGGCAAGTACCACCCGCACTCGGACACGGCCGCCTACGACACGCTCGTACGGCTGGCGCAGTGGTTCTCGCTGCGCTATCCGCTCGTCGACGGTCAGGGCAACTTCGGAAACCAGGACGGCTGGCCGGCGGCGGCCATGCGCTACACGGAGTGCCGCCTCGACAAGCTGGCCGTCGAGCTGCTGCGCGACCTCGACTCGGACACCGTCGACTTCCAGCCGAACTACGACGGCCGCCATCGCGAGCCGACCGTCCTCCCGGCCCGCTTCCCCAACCTGCTCGTGAACGGCTCGGCCGGCATCGCCGTCGGCATGGCCACCAACATCCCGCCGCACAACCTGGCCGAGACGATCGATGCGACCGTCGCCCTGATCGACAACCCGGAGGCCGGCATCGACGAGCTGATGACGCACGTGAAGGGCCCCGACTTCCCCACCGGCGCCACGATCATGGGCATGAGCGGCATCCGCGAGGCCTACGAGACCGGCCGCGGCCGCGTCGTCATGCGCGCCAAGGTGCACACGGAAGACCTGCGCGGCGGCCGCACGGCGCTGATCGTCACCGAGGTGCCCTACCAGGTGAAGCGCGACGGCGACGACGGCCTCGTCCGCAAGATCGCCGATCTGGTCAACGACAAGGTGATCCCCGAGATCGCCGACGTCAACAACCACTCCGACCGCAACGGCACCCGGATCACGATCGAGCTCAAGCGCGACGCCATCCCCAAGGTCGTCTTGAACAAGCTGTTCAAGCACACGCCGCTGCAGAGCACCTTCGGCGTGAACATGGTCGCGCTGGTCGACGGCGTCCCGCGCACGCTCTCGCTGAAGCAGATGCTCGTGCACTACATCGACCATCAGAAGGAGGTCGTCACCCGCCGCACCAAGTTCGAGCTCGACCGGGCCGAGCGGCGGGCGCACGTGCTCGAGGGCTACCTGATCGCGCTCGACAACCTCGACGCCGTGATCGCCCTCATCCGCGCCGCCGACGACGTCGACGCGGCCCGGGCAGAGCTGATGGAGCGGTTCGAGCTGACCGAGATCCAGGCGCAGGCGATCCTCGACATGCGCCTGCGGGCACTCACCGGCCTCGAGCGCAAGCGCATCCAGGAGGAGCACGCCGACCTGATGGAGCGCATCGCCGAGCTGCGCGGCATCCTCGCCGACGAGACCCGCCTCATGTCCGTCATCCGCGAGGAGCTCGAAGAGGTGCGCCAGCAGTTCCGCGACGACCGCCGCACCGAGATCCTGCCGGCCGAGGGCGAGATCGACCTCGAGCAGCTGATCGCCGAGGAGGACATGGTCATCTCGATCACGCGCTCAGGCTATATCAAGCGGCTGGCGCTCACGGCCTACCGCGTCCAGGGTCGCGGCGGGGTCGGCGTGATGGGCATGGACACCAAGGAGGACGACTACATCGAGCACCTGTTCGTCGCCTCCACGCACGACTACCTGCTGTTCTTCACGACGGTCGGCAAGGTCTACCGGGTGAAGGTGCACGAGCTCCCGACCGGCAACCGCCAGTCCAAGGGCCGCGCGCTCGTGAACGTGCTGCCGCTGCGCCAGGACGAGAAGGTGCGCGCCGTCATCGACACGCGCGACTACGGCGAGGGCCGCTACCTGCTCTTCGGGACGCGCAACGGCGTCGTCAAGAAGACGGAGTTCAAGGCCTACGACACCGTGCTTCGGGCCGACGGCATCATCGCGCTCAAGGTGCGCGAGGGCGACGAGTTGATCGGCGTACGCCTGACCGACGGCGACGACGACGTGCTGATGGTGTCGCGCAACGGCCAGGCCGTGCGCTACTCCGAGAAGGACGTCCGGCCGATGGGCCGCGACGCGACCGGCGTCGCCGGCATGAAGCTGCGCAAGGGCGACGAGGTGATCGCGGTCGAGATCGCCCGCGACGAGCAGGACCTGCTCGTCGTCACCGAGAACGGCTTCGGCAAGCGCACCCGGGTCGAGGAGTACCCGACCAAGGGCCGCGGCACGATGGGCGTCCTCACGATCCGTTACACCGAGGCTCGCGGGCGCCTGGCCGGGGCGATGATCGTCCGCGACGGCTACGAGGTGATGCTGATCAGCCGTGAGGGCACGATCATCCGCACCGCCGTCGAGGGGATCTCGCGCATGGGCCGGCCCACGCAGGGCGTGCGGCTGATGAACCTGCGCGGCGACGACACCGTGGGCAGCATCGCCCGCGTGACCGAGCCACAGGCGCCGGACGACCCGCAGACCGAGCTCGACGTGGAGAACGGCGATATCCCGGGTGACGCGTCAGAGGAGCCGCCGAGCGCCGACGGTGACGGCGCGGCGCCGGCCGAGTAG
- the gyrB gene encoding DNA topoisomerase (ATP-hydrolyzing) subunit B, with protein sequence MTESGYDAKDITVLEGLEAVRRRPGMYIGSTGPRGLHHLVYEVVDNSVDEALQGRCDHIRVDLAPDGRVTVSDNGSGIPVAVMPELGLPAAEVVMTKLHAGGKFGGGGYKVSGGLHGVGISVVNALSEELLLEIKRDGHVWRQRYERGEPMTKLEKAEKTGETGTTITFLPDGGIFEETDFAFETLSQRLREMAFLTKGLRIELIDERAGGERADFKYEGGIRDFIEFVNATKEPVHKDVIYFESEGGDGEVEVAMQWNNSYVESTFSFANNINTHEGGTHLSGFKAALTRTLNEYARNKGLLKEKDEELTGDDCREGLAAIVSVKLQEPQFEGQTKTKLGNPSMRGVVQSACNARLNEYLEEHPNEARAIVNKLIAASRARQAARKARELIRRKTALGGGGLPGKLADCSVRDPASAELYLVEGDSAGGSAVEARDRSFQAILPLRGKIINVEKARINKVLSNNEIQAMITAVGTGIGEEFNLEGARYHKIVVTCDADVDGAHIRTLILTFLFRHMTELIEAGYVYIAQPPLYKLRVGSDDRYFEKELQLEDWLMRERLAKVEVADRTGEPSRLTEARLQRLQRTVKEYEGWASKLREQFGNTAVSYAKDHRLIEHDITSVEELERYFAEQVPDEELHRVEVVGREEGGLRVRIIEKATGAAQTTVVPLELFSSPGYQSLRSTHARLVELTGPPPFTVRMGKLAEDVHTFEALRPVILEMAKEGLNLQRFKGLGEMNPEQLWETTMNPENRVLKKVSVDDAAAADQMFTMLMGDRVEPRRDFIERNARDVKFLDV encoded by the coding sequence TTGACTGAATCTGGTTACGACGCCAAAGACATCACCGTTCTCGAGGGCCTCGAGGCCGTACGCCGCCGACCCGGCATGTACATCGGCTCCACGGGCCCTCGCGGTCTTCATCACCTGGTCTACGAGGTGGTGGACAACAGCGTCGACGAAGCTCTGCAGGGCCGCTGCGATCACATCCGGGTCGACCTCGCTCCCGACGGCCGCGTGACGGTCTCCGACAACGGCAGCGGCATCCCCGTGGCCGTCATGCCGGAGCTCGGACTGCCGGCGGCCGAGGTCGTGATGACGAAGCTGCACGCCGGGGGCAAGTTCGGCGGCGGCGGCTACAAGGTTTCCGGCGGCCTGCACGGCGTCGGCATCTCGGTCGTGAACGCCCTGTCGGAGGAGCTCCTGCTCGAGATCAAGCGCGACGGCCACGTCTGGCGCCAGCGCTACGAGCGCGGCGAGCCGATGACCAAGCTCGAGAAGGCCGAGAAGACCGGCGAGACCGGCACGACGATCACGTTCCTGCCCGACGGCGGCATCTTCGAGGAGACCGACTTCGCGTTCGAGACCCTCAGCCAGCGCCTGCGCGAGATGGCCTTCCTGACGAAGGGCCTGCGCATCGAGCTGATCGACGAGCGCGCCGGCGGCGAGCGTGCCGACTTCAAATACGAGGGCGGCATCCGCGACTTCATCGAGTTCGTGAACGCGACGAAGGAGCCCGTCCACAAGGACGTCATCTACTTCGAGAGCGAGGGCGGGGACGGCGAGGTCGAGGTGGCGATGCAGTGGAACAACTCCTACGTCGAGTCCACCTTCTCGTTCGCGAACAACATCAACACGCACGAGGGCGGCACCCACCTGTCCGGCTTCAAGGCGGCGCTCACGCGCACGCTGAACGAGTACGCGCGCAACAAGGGCCTGCTGAAGGAGAAGGACGAGGAGCTGACCGGCGACGACTGCCGCGAGGGCCTCGCCGCCATCGTCTCGGTGAAGCTGCAGGAGCCGCAGTTCGAGGGCCAGACGAAGACGAAGCTCGGCAACCCGTCCATGCGCGGCGTCGTCCAGTCGGCGTGCAACGCGCGCCTGAACGAGTACCTCGAGGAGCATCCCAACGAGGCCCGCGCGATCGTGAACAAGCTCATCGCCGCCAGCCGTGCCCGCCAGGCGGCGCGCAAGGCCCGCGAGCTGATCCGGCGAAAGACCGCGCTCGGCGGCGGCGGCCTGCCCGGCAAGCTGGCCGACTGCTCCGTCCGCGATCCCGCGTCGGCCGAGCTCTACCTGGTCGAGGGCGACAGCGCCGGCGGCAGCGCCGTCGAGGCGCGCGACCGCAGCTTCCAGGCCATCCTGCCGCTGCGCGGGAAGATCATCAACGTCGAGAAGGCGCGCATCAACAAGGTGCTCTCGAACAACGAGATCCAGGCGATGATCACCGCCGTCGGCACCGGCATCGGCGAGGAGTTCAACCTCGAGGGCGCCCGCTACCACAAGATCGTCGTCACCTGCGACGCGGACGTCGACGGCGCCCACATCCGCACGCTGATCCTGACGTTCCTCTTCCGGCACATGACCGAGCTGATCGAGGCCGGCTACGTCTACATCGCCCAGCCGCCGCTCTACAAGCTGCGGGTCGGCTCCGACGACCGCTACTTCGAGAAGGAGCTCCAGCTCGAGGACTGGCTGATGCGCGAGCGCCTGGCCAAGGTCGAGGTGGCCGATCGCACCGGCGAGCCGTCGCGGCTGACCGAGGCCCGGCTGCAGCGGCTCCAGCGAACGGTCAAGGAGTACGAGGGCTGGGCGTCCAAGCTGCGCGAGCAGTTCGGCAACACCGCGGTCTCCTACGCCAAGGATCACCGTCTGATCGAGCACGACATCACGTCGGTCGAGGAGCTCGAGCGCTACTTCGCCGAGCAGGTGCCCGACGAGGAGCTGCACCGGGTCGAGGTCGTCGGCCGCGAAGAGGGCGGCCTGCGCGTGCGCATCATCGAGAAGGCGACCGGCGCCGCGCAGACGACGGTCGTGCCGCTCGAGCTGTTCTCCAGCCCCGGCTACCAGAGCCTGCGCAGCACGCACGCCCGGCTGGTCGAGCTGACCGGCCCGCCGCCCTTCACGGTGCGCATGGGCAAGCTGGCCGAGGATGTGCACACCTTCGAGGCGCTGCGGCCCGTGATCCTCGAGATGGCCAAGGAGGGCCTGAACCTGCAGCGGTTCAAGGGCCTCGGCGAGATGAACCCGGAGCAGCTCTGGGAGACGACGATGAACCCCGAGAACCGGGTGCTGAAGAAGGTCTCCGTCGACGACGCGGCGGCGGCCGACCAGATGTTCACCATGCTCATGGGCGACCGGGTGGAGCCGCGCCGCGACTTCATCGAACGCAATGCCCGCGACGTGAAATTCCTTGACGTCTGA
- a CDS encoding DUF721 domain-containing protein, translating into MSDLERVRPESVVGRRGPAPDPELAAVRERWPAVVGAAVARHAVPARMSAGGLVVACSSSAWSSELTMLAPAIRQKLRAALGRELDLRFEVGEVPAPEQPRRDPLPPLDPDVANRARELVADVPSAELAASLERAIGRTLRG; encoded by the coding sequence GTGAGCGACCTCGAGCGGGTCCGCCCCGAGTCGGTCGTGGGCCGCCGCGGCCCGGCGCCCGATCCCGAGCTCGCGGCCGTGCGCGAGCGCTGGCCGGCGGTCGTCGGCGCGGCGGTCGCCCGCCATGCCGTCCCCGCGCGCATGTCGGCGGGCGGACTCGTCGTCGCCTGCTCGAGCTCGGCGTGGTCGTCGGAGCTCACGATGCTCGCGCCCGCCATCCGCCAGAAGCTGCGCGCCGCCCTCGGCCGGGAGCTCGACCTGCGCTTCGAGGTGGGCGAGGTGCCGGCACCGGAGCAGCCCCGCCGCGACCCGCTGCCGCCGCTGGACCCGGATGTCGCAAACCGCGCCCGGGAACTGGTCGCAGACGTGCCCTCGGCGGAGCTTGCGGCCAGTCTCGAGCGCGCGATCGGCCGCACGCTGCGCGGCTGA
- the recF gene encoding DNA replication and repair protein RecF (All proteins in this family for which functions are known are DNA-binding proteins that assist the filamentation of RecA onto DNA for the initiation of recombination or recombinational repair.), which translates to MTSVRGSWFRCYERVEVGFGPGLIGVVGPNGAGKTSLVEMIHFGALAYSPRTTTEAQVVAFGQEVTRVELEARLASGPSRVEVGFRPGEPKKVVVDGVPERSAAGLLARFPVLVFTPDRIRLVQAGPVLRRTYVDRALVRLWPALADVPAAYARALAQRNHLLRRLRAGHGDPEALVGWDDVTARAGADLEAARARLCDKLAPAFAARLEQLGGAPGSEPLRLVANTEAGDLAATLRDRRRRDIERAATGAGPHLDDVELRESGRDLRRFGSQGEQRRALLALILAEADLLTSERGEQPLLLLDDVTGEFDAERRALLLDAVSRFEQAIVTTTDEADLGARASALVRVASGKVAA; encoded by the coding sequence GTGACGTCGGTGCGCGGCAGCTGGTTTCGCTGCTATGAGCGCGTCGAGGTGGGCTTCGGCCCCGGCCTGATCGGGGTCGTGGGCCCGAACGGCGCCGGCAAGACGAGCCTCGTCGAGATGATCCACTTCGGGGCGCTGGCCTACTCTCCGCGGACGACGACCGAGGCCCAGGTGGTCGCCTTTGGCCAGGAGGTCACCCGGGTGGAGCTGGAGGCGCGGCTCGCGTCCGGCCCGTCGCGGGTCGAGGTCGGGTTCCGCCCGGGCGAGCCCAAGAAGGTCGTCGTCGACGGCGTGCCGGAGCGCTCCGCCGCCGGCCTGCTCGCGCGCTTCCCGGTGCTCGTCTTCACGCCCGACCGGATCCGGCTCGTCCAGGCCGGGCCGGTGCTGCGGCGCACGTACGTCGACCGCGCGCTCGTGCGGCTGTGGCCCGCGCTCGCCGACGTGCCCGCCGCCTACGCCCGCGCGCTCGCCCAGCGGAACCACCTGCTGCGGCGGCTGCGCGCCGGCCACGGCGACCCCGAGGCGCTCGTCGGCTGGGATGACGTCACCGCCCGCGCCGGCGCGGACCTGGAGGCCGCCCGCGCCCGGCTGTGCGACAAGCTCGCACCGGCGTTTGCGGCCCGGCTCGAGCAGCTGGGCGGCGCGCCGGGTTCCGAGCCGCTGCGGCTGGTCGCGAACACCGAGGCGGGCGACCTGGCGGCGACGCTTCGAGATCGGCGCCGGCGCGACATCGAGCGGGCGGCGACGGGCGCCGGACCGCATCTGGACGATGTCGAGCTGCGCGAGTCCGGCCGCGACCTGCGCCGGTTCGGCTCGCAGGGGGAGCAGCGCCGCGCCCTGCTTGCGCTGATCCTGGCCGAGGCCGACCTGCTCACCTCGGAGCGGGGCGAGCAGCCGCTGCTCCTGCTCGACGACGTCACGGGCGAGTTCGACGCCGAGCGGCGCGCGCTGCTGCTCGACGCCGTCAGCCGCTTCGAGCAGGCGATCGTGACGACCACCGACGAGGCCGACCTGGGCGCGCGCGCCTCCGCGCTCGTGCGGGTGGCGTCCGGGAAGGTGGCTGCGTGA
- the dnaN gene encoding DNA polymerase III subunit beta: protein MKIVCSQDDLLGRLQIAARGVSQRSTVQILSGVLVRAEAQGPVELAATDMELSVRVTVPAQVHEPGSTVLPGRLLLEIVRALPQSEVTIEQTPGTGAVRIACGSSEYSLHAQGAEDFPHLPEASGPSFTLERDSFVSTINYVARAASRDESRPVLTGILVEFGDGRVTMAATDSYRLSVKEAVVPGSGGDAQAIVPARALVELGRIAAAVDADSIHVSIGENQILFGVEGVWLSARRIDGQFPNYRQLLPQAFEHEIPAARSELLDVVRRTALMAQRTLPLRLAFEPGKLTISAQTQDVGEAHESIPVDFHGEPLEIGFNAEFLRDGIESVEGDTVRLKLISPLRPGLVQGEDGSFSYLIMPIRLST, encoded by the coding sequence ATGAAAATCGTCTGTTCCCAGGATGACCTGCTCGGCCGGCTGCAGATCGCGGCCCGGGGCGTGTCCCAGCGCTCCACCGTCCAGATCCTCTCCGGCGTGCTCGTGCGCGCCGAGGCGCAGGGCCCGGTGGAGCTGGCCGCCACCGACATGGAGCTCTCCGTGCGCGTCACGGTGCCGGCGCAGGTGCACGAGCCGGGATCGACGGTGCTCCCCGGCCGGCTCCTGCTCGAGATCGTCCGCGCGCTGCCGCAGTCCGAGGTGACGATCGAGCAGACGCCGGGCACGGGTGCCGTGCGTATCGCCTGCGGCTCGAGCGAGTACTCGCTGCACGCCCAGGGCGCCGAGGACTTCCCGCACCTGCCCGAGGCCTCCGGCCCGTCGTTCACGCTCGAGCGCGACTCGTTCGTCTCGACGATCAACTACGTCGCGCGGGCGGCCTCGCGCGACGAGTCCCGCCCCGTGCTGACCGGCATCCTGGTCGAGTTCGGCGACGGCCGGGTCACCATGGCCGCGACCGACAGCTACCGGCTGAGCGTGAAGGAGGCCGTCGTCCCGGGCTCTGGCGGCGATGCCCAGGCGATCGTCCCGGCCCGCGCGCTCGTCGAGCTCGGCCGGATTGCCGCCGCGGTCGACGCGGACAGCATCCACGTGTCGATCGGCGAGAACCAGATCCTCTTCGGCGTCGAGGGCGTGTGGCTCTCGGCCCGCCGCATCGACGGTCAGTTCCCCAACTACCGCCAGCTCCTGCCTCAGGCGTTCGAGCACGAGATTCCCGCCGCCCGCTCCGAGCTGCTCGACGTCGTCCGCCGCACCGCGCTCATGGCGCAGCGGACGCTGCCGCTGCGGCTCGCCTTCGAGCCGGGCAAGCTGACGATCAGCGCGCAGACGCAGGACGTCGGCGAGGCGCACGAGTCGATCCCGGTCGACTTCCACGGCGAGCCGCTCGAGATCGGCTTCAACGCCGAGTTCCTGCGCGACGGGATCGAGAGCGTCGAGGGCGACACGGTGCGGCTGAAGCTCATCAGCCCTCTGCGGCCCGGCCTGGTGCAGGGCGAGGACGGCAGCTTCTCCTACCTGATCATGCCGATCAGGCTCTCCACCTGA